CATCTCCAACAAAACCTCCGGATTCTCGAGTCTCAACCAAACAAACAAACTCACCATCTGCAAAAAGAACAGGATGAAATACACAATTCCGAACCAAACCTCGAAACACACTATTCGGAAGAAAAACAGgctgaaataccacctccaaacacagaagaatttgacttcttcaaccatggcgccgagaacgtgtgtaaaataaaaaaaatagagaacCCGTTTATACCTATTGTTGGGTCTAGTGAATCGGATGAAGCAAGTGAcgaggaagatgaagatgaagaagatgaagaaaaaaaagatgtattctggaatatgccaactctacacagtcagcaagatgaagaaaacccagaatttacgaccccaattccaaccacgtatcaggtatctgatttggtcaaagttcgtcaaacgttttcgaacaaggaagaattcctaaaccagctatttacaaaatgccttgaagaaaactttcaaataaagcctgtaaagtcagacaaatctcggtacaccgctaaatgtgtgttgccaaattgtgagtggaaatgtagtgcatacaaaataagacacactgaaaactttatggttaaaaagttgcatgacgtacacacttgctcacgcacacaaattatgggaaacaataaacatgctactaaaaaggtgttgggtagtattcttatggattcgttcaaggctgctaatcgagagtataaaccaaaagatatacgtgatgatgtagcTAATCGGTTTAGAGTGAGTGTAtcatacaatcaagcatggagggccaagtGTCAAGCAATAGAGATGTTACGTGGCAGTAGTGATGACTCCTTTAGAATGCTTCCCATTTACCTTCATAACCTTAAGATCCACAACCCGGGGACCATCACCAATTTGGTTACCGATAAAGAAAATAAATTTGTGATGTGTTACATGTCCATTGGAGTAGTTGTAAGTAAATATATTTTAGCAAAAACCACCTTTTAATATGTACACCATACGCAAAGGCGCAAGGGTCACCTTGCGCCAACTAATACGCAATGACGCAATAAAAACCTTGCGCCTTGCGTATGGTGTATGaggtctttattaataatatttgatttactgtgaaaatttcatgcagattcgatcatttgtgcaacatgtccgcccgataatcatcgtcgatgctgcacatttaaagggtgggtacctgggtactaatttagttgctgttgcgatggatggcaataatggaattttgccattggcttatggaattggtgaaggcgagacaaacagtgtttggtcatggttttttggtaacctaagagatcatttaatgagttatggtatggttgatcgtatgtcagagattacttttatttctgatcgtgctgctTCAATAGCACACGGCATTGCAAACGTGTTTCCGGAAGCGTTTCACGCTCATTGTGCACGTCATTTATTCATGAACATCAAAACTAAATCCAACAAGATGAAATTCTTCGAATGGCACTTTTGGAAAATGGTTAAGGCGTACCGTGCGTCGGATTTTCATGATCATCTGGATGTATTTCGAAGGAGATTGAAAGCGTCTTATAAAGTTCTATGTGAGGATGGTATCAATAGATGGTCCAGAAGTCAATCTACTCAtattaggtattcataccttacaagcaacagtgtagagtctataaactctctatcaagacatgctcgtaaactacccgtttgcatgttgttcaaattttttcgttgttcaatacaggattggtatttcaaacatcgcaacaaatcagttagtcttacttcaccggttactccatatgttgaacgtaagctagctaagaggacggacaaatcaagaagatggcgagcatttccatcgacaaatgatctaatagaggtacatgatggacgaaaaaatgggttggttaatctacaagatagaacttgttcatgtggtcaatggcaattatcaggcataccctgcggtcatgtgattgcatcagcacgacacttcggagtggaggatattagttgttatgtatcacattggttcagcactcaaacatacataaatacgtattccgaacacattcttcctctcccccatcggtctgaatggtcggatccggTTCCCGGGATTTTGCAACTTGTACACCCCCCAGTTCTAAAGAAAAGACAACCTGGACGTCCTAAAGGTAAAAAACGCATTCCTTCAAAAGGTGAAGAAACTTCAAAAAAAGTAAGAACTTGTagtcgttgcaaagaaccaggtcattcTCGATCAACATGCCCAGCTGCTTATGACCGAACAGGTGAATCAACTTCTCAACGGGCAAGAAACACAACCTCGAAGGCGAAAGAGACAGTCGAACCATCTCAAGCTTATCAATCTCAGTTTTATCCAACGTACAATTTAGGTAGTAATTAGTTCCTAGAATACGTTTATTTTCAGGAACAAATTAAGGTGTGATGTCTTCCATTGTTGTAATATTTTTTAATTAGTATTTTATGATGTGGTTTCGTGTGTTACTTCATATGTTATAATATTGAATGCACAAGCTAGTGTTACAAGAATAATAAAAATTTTgtggcgcaaggtcgcaagatgaACCTTGCGTATGTTTCAAAaataggcgcaaggacgcaagaagaaCCTTGCGTCTGCTTAATAAAAAGGCGCAAAGACGCAAGAATCACCTTGCGCCTGCTTCTAAATACGAGGCGCAAGGCCGCAAGAAGGACCTTGCGTCTACGGCTATTAcgggacgcaaggtcgcaaggtctgaTTACACACCTTTGCGCCTTCAAAAATACAGTTACGGACCTGTTCACAGTTTACAACATTTACAGTTTTATACACAAGGTGAGTCTCAGAAGAAAGGTCGCAAGGGTAGACGGGTCGCAAGGGGGTCGCAAGTGCAAGGTTCTTTGTAATCGCCGTCGGTCGCAAAGTGGTCGCAAGAGCTGAGTGTCggggtgtgtgtgtgtatgtggtgtctgatttctatatttgacctaattttttaacacaaggacgcaaggcgcaaggacgcaaggcgcaaggacgcaagtcgcaaggtcgcaaggtctcttgcgccttgcgcgggcattttgtcaaggttttttttttttgagtaCCAGCTCAGAAAAGACcaaaaaaatgggtattttggtgattGACCCATCATTATTTAGTCATCGGATAAAAATTTGGGTGGGCTTTTCATTCAGATAATTGACACCAAATTAAAAGGAAATAATGAATTTACATGGGTCAATGAGTGTGTAGCTTTAGAGGGGTATTATCAAAAGAAATAGAGGTAGACGACAAAGGGTGATATTTAAATATGATGGGCCGTTTGAGTAAAGAAAAATAAGTGTGAGGCTGCTATTTGGTTTATGGACTGATTCTTATAATTGCTTGGAGAGCACGAATATTCGTTGCCATATAAACCAAATCATGCCTACATATTATTGAGGAGTTTTATAATTAGTTTAGTTGtaggttttattttatttaatttgacGTATCCACCTTTGGGTTTTTGCTCTAGTCGACACATACACAAAAGAAAAGGAGACAAGTTGCTGGAGGCGTGGTGTTGGAACTAGAGGCTCACGACAACAAAGCTTTTCAAGTTTCGGattatttttttcttcttgttCAACAAATAAGTAATCGGTGACTTCTATTTTAATTATTTGTTTAATACAatgatgttataataataataataatataaatatggatagtcaattttg
This genomic window from Rutidosis leptorrhynchoides isolate AG116_Rl617_1_P2 chromosome 2, CSIRO_AGI_Rlap_v1, whole genome shotgun sequence contains:
- the LOC139893023 gene encoding uncharacterized protein produces the protein MQIRSFVQHVRPIIIVDAAHLKGGYLGTNLVAVAMDGNNGILPLAYGIGEGETNSVWSWFFGNLRDHLMSYGMVDRMSEITFISDRAASIAHGIANVFPEAFHAHCARHLFMNIKTKSNKMKFFEWHFWKMVKAYRASDFHDHLDVFRRRLKASYKVLCEDGINRWSRSQSTHIRIGISNIATNQLVLLHRLLHMLNVS